In one Pseudarthrobacter sp. NBSH8 genomic region, the following are encoded:
- the argH gene encoding argininosuccinate lyase, protein MAEQTPVSTGSTTGSTNTGALWGGRFAGGPADALAALSKSTHFDWRLARYDIAGSKAHARVLHKAGLLDGAELEGMLDALSRLDDDVASGAYLPAESDEDVHGSLERGLIERAGTQLGGKLRAGRSRNDQVATLGRMFLRDHARIIARGVLATIEALVGQAKAHQGVAMPGRTHLQHAQPILLSHHLLAHAWALLRDVQRLQDWDKRAGVSPYGSGALAGSSLGLDPEAVAADLGFFSATHNSIDGTASRDVFAEFAWVTAMIGVDLSRVSEEVILWATKEFSFVTLHDSYSTGSSIMPQKKNPDVAELARGKAGRLIGNLTGLLATLKGLPLAYNRDLQEDKEPVFDAADTLELLLPAVSGMIATLKFNTERMESLAPQGFALATDIAEWLVRQGVPFREAHELSGAAVRQAESRDVELWDLTDEEYLAISGHLTPEVRTVLSTEGSLKSRNSQGGTAPAAVERQLLALEGELAGVRGYAG, encoded by the coding sequence TTGGCTGAGCAGACCCCGGTTTCGACAGGCTCAACCACCGGCTCCACGAACACCGGCGCCTTGTGGGGCGGCCGGTTCGCTGGCGGCCCCGCGGATGCCCTCGCGGCGCTGAGCAAGTCCACGCACTTTGACTGGCGCCTGGCCCGCTACGACATCGCCGGTTCGAAGGCGCACGCCCGCGTGCTGCACAAGGCCGGGCTGCTGGACGGCGCCGAGCTCGAAGGCATGCTGGACGCCCTGAGCCGGCTGGATGACGATGTCGCCTCGGGTGCGTATCTGCCGGCGGAATCCGATGAGGACGTGCACGGGTCACTGGAACGCGGCCTGATCGAGCGCGCCGGCACGCAACTGGGCGGCAAGCTCCGCGCCGGCCGGTCCCGCAACGACCAGGTGGCCACGCTGGGCCGCATGTTCCTGCGTGACCACGCCCGGATCATCGCGCGCGGCGTGCTGGCAACCATCGAGGCGCTGGTGGGGCAGGCGAAGGCGCACCAGGGTGTGGCCATGCCAGGCCGCACCCACCTGCAGCATGCCCAGCCCATCCTGCTCAGCCACCACCTGCTTGCCCATGCCTGGGCGCTGCTGCGCGATGTGCAGCGGCTCCAGGACTGGGACAAGCGCGCGGGGGTTTCGCCTTACGGCTCCGGTGCCCTCGCAGGCTCGTCGCTGGGCCTCGACCCGGAGGCCGTCGCGGCGGACCTGGGCTTCTTCTCCGCCACCCACAACTCGATTGACGGCACCGCCTCCCGCGATGTCTTCGCCGAGTTCGCGTGGGTGACGGCCATGATCGGCGTGGACCTGTCCCGCGTCTCGGAGGAAGTCATCCTGTGGGCCACTAAGGAGTTCTCCTTTGTGACCCTGCACGATTCCTACTCCACCGGTTCCTCGATCATGCCGCAGAAGAAAAACCCGGACGTCGCTGAGTTGGCCCGCGGCAAGGCAGGACGCCTGATCGGCAACTTGACCGGGCTGCTGGCCACGCTCAAAGGCCTGCCGCTCGCGTACAACCGCGACCTGCAGGAGGACAAGGAACCGGTCTTCGACGCCGCCGATACCCTGGAGCTGCTGCTCCCGGCTGTCTCGGGCATGATCGCGACGCTGAAGTTCAACACGGAACGGATGGAGTCGCTGGCACCGCAGGGCTTCGCTTTGGCCACGGACATTGCTGAGTGGCTGGTCCGCCAGGGCGTTCCGTTCCGCGAGGCACACGAGCTCTCCGGGGCGGCCGTGAGGCAGGCCGAAAGCCGCGACGTGGAGCTGTGGGACCTGACGGATGAGGAGTACCTTGCCATCTCGGGGCACCTGACTCCGGAGGTCCGCACGGTCCTGTCCACCGAGGGGTCGCTCAAGAGCCGCAACTCCCAGGGCGGTACCGCACCGGCCGCCGTCGAACGCCAGCTGCTTGCCCTCGAAGGCGAGCTTGCCGGCGTCCGCGGGTACGCGGGGTAG
- a CDS encoding pyridoxal 5'-phosphate synthase: MSESFRQLLRALPDFPENLPDFDPAKAPTDPVALFKLWLDEALVAGVLQPHACSLATADGNGRPSARMLILKNLDDDGWHFATSRTSRKGRELSANPSAALNFYWPQLGRQVRVAGPVVELSAEASADDWRARPAADGSDNPDWQLYAVRPTELEFWQARHDRRHIRHRCGPDGTPLS, from the coding sequence ATGAGTGAATCCTTCCGCCAATTGCTGCGTGCCCTGCCGGACTTCCCCGAAAACCTGCCGGACTTCGACCCCGCCAAAGCCCCCACGGATCCGGTGGCGCTGTTCAAGCTGTGGCTGGATGAGGCCCTCGTTGCCGGCGTGCTGCAGCCGCATGCCTGCAGCCTGGCCACGGCGGACGGAAACGGCCGGCCCTCTGCGAGGATGCTGATCCTGAAGAACCTCGACGACGACGGCTGGCACTTCGCCACGTCCCGCACGTCCCGGAAGGGCAGGGAGCTGTCCGCCAACCCGAGCGCGGCGCTGAACTTCTACTGGCCGCAGCTGGGCCGGCAGGTCCGGGTCGCCGGCCCGGTGGTTGAGCTGTCAGCCGAAGCATCGGCGGACGACTGGCGTGCGCGCCCGGCAGCCGATGGCAGCGACAATCCGGACTGGCAGCTCTACGCGGTCAGGCCGACGGAACTGGAGTTCTGGCAGGCCCGCCACGACCGCCGGCACATTCGGCACCGCTGCGGACCGGACGGTACCCCGCTCAGCTAG
- a CDS encoding maleylpyruvate isomerase family mycothiol-dependent enzyme, translating into MTAPAPADLLAELHKAADAMASTAAKFTDEDVKAPSGLPGWTRGHVLAHLAGISNAMARQLEHAARGATVELYDGGQDGRTKAIEMAAGHPADAHRADLQAALDRALEAFDSLESDSGWQAPITYRGGVVFDGGLALWRELVIHTADLDAGLGPETWSRKFCEHLFDFLAARVPAGEKLVLQPLGLPPVTLGGGRSTVISGMITDIAAWLAGREPSLGSLRASAAADGVDLPELLPWPAGTPTVR; encoded by the coding sequence ATGACAGCTCCCGCACCTGCTGACCTGCTCGCCGAACTGCACAAGGCCGCCGACGCCATGGCCTCCACCGCTGCGAAGTTCACCGATGAAGACGTCAAGGCACCATCAGGACTGCCCGGCTGGACCCGCGGGCACGTCCTGGCGCATCTCGCGGGAATCTCCAACGCCATGGCACGGCAGCTGGAACATGCTGCCCGCGGTGCCACTGTTGAGCTGTACGACGGAGGTCAGGACGGACGCACCAAGGCCATCGAGATGGCGGCAGGCCACCCCGCAGATGCGCACCGGGCGGACCTGCAGGCCGCTCTGGACCGGGCACTGGAGGCCTTTGACTCGCTGGAATCCGACTCCGGCTGGCAGGCACCCATTACCTACCGTGGCGGAGTGGTCTTCGACGGCGGCCTCGCGCTCTGGCGGGAACTGGTGATCCACACGGCCGATCTGGATGCTGGGCTTGGCCCCGAGACGTGGAGCCGGAAATTCTGTGAGCACCTCTTCGACTTCCTGGCTGCCCGCGTGCCGGCAGGGGAGAAACTGGTGCTGCAGCCACTAGGGCTGCCTCCCGTGACCCTGGGCGGCGGCCGGTCCACCGTCATCAGCGGCATGATCACGGACATTGCCGCCTGGCTGGCCGGACGCGAACCATCGCTCGGCAGCCTGCGCGCCTCAGCCGCCGCGGACGGTGTGGATCTCCCGGAACTGCTGCCGTGGCCAGCCGGGACACCCACAGTGCGGTAG
- a CDS encoding methylated-DNA--[protein]-cysteine S-methyltransferase encodes MKAQLLVMSTPDGPFTILAQDGVVLASGWTAGPGELTGQIHPELRPGDVEAVTDLGSISGAVEAFYAGDPAPAMAVPVRQKSGPFRSHAWDVLRTVRPGSPVTYTEYAELSGNPKAVRAAASACAFNAAALFVPCHRVIRTDGSLGGFRWGLAIKESLLAREATESLLAREAG; translated from the coding sequence ATGAAAGCCCAGCTGTTAGTGATGTCCACGCCGGACGGTCCGTTCACCATCCTGGCCCAGGACGGCGTGGTCCTCGCGTCGGGCTGGACCGCCGGGCCGGGCGAGCTGACGGGCCAGATCCACCCCGAGCTGCGTCCGGGCGACGTTGAGGCGGTGACGGATCTGGGCAGCATCTCCGGGGCCGTGGAAGCGTTCTATGCCGGCGACCCCGCACCGGCCATGGCCGTTCCGGTCCGGCAGAAGTCGGGTCCGTTCCGGTCCCACGCCTGGGATGTGCTGAGGACCGTCCGCCCCGGGTCGCCGGTGACGTACACCGAGTACGCCGAACTTTCCGGAAATCCGAAAGCGGTCCGGGCCGCGGCCAGCGCCTGTGCCTTCAACGCAGCGGCCTTGTTTGTGCCGTGCCACCGGGTCATCCGCACCGACGGTTCCCTGGGCGGTTTCCGCTGGGGCCTGGCCATCAAAGAGAGCCTGCTCGCCCGCGAGGCCACGGAAAGCCTGCTGGCCCGGGAGGCCGGTTAG
- a CDS encoding DNA-3-methyladenine glycosylase 2 family protein: protein MDFWQRYRAIDARDTRFDGQFYTAVRTTGIYCRPSCPARTPKSVNVTFYETSAAAHDAGYRACKRCLPEAVPGTPAWNTRQDLAGRAMRLINDGVINRDGVEGLAARLGYSSRQLNRILSHELGAGPLSLARASRAQTARTLLVSTAMKLADIAFASGFSSVRQFNDTMVEVFAMTPTALRATARHRHSAAAATSLTLSLPYREPFDPGIFSFLAVRAIPGIEAGTPTSYARTLQLPHGGARFSVTYDGGAPGRPLTLTIGAVDLRDLPVLLSRVRRLFDLDADPVAIDSALSQEPRLAASVAGAPGIRMPGAVDPQELLIRAMIGQQITVAAARTALTQLAAAGSPSLVPGEGLERLFPTSAEIAEAGYSLLRGPQRRIDAIRSAASALAGGDLYFGYGDDLPGLGAKLLPLPGVGPWTVGYVAMRVLGAPDVFLANDAAVRNGIKALAPAHNRHDVRGTDSPGLAPGPDFREVSPWRSYATMHLWRAAAAPKSPRRTQAVPEKAML, encoded by the coding sequence ATGGACTTCTGGCAGCGCTACCGCGCAATTGACGCGCGGGACACCCGGTTCGACGGGCAGTTCTACACCGCTGTCCGGACCACCGGCATCTACTGCCGTCCGTCCTGCCCCGCCCGGACCCCGAAATCTGTCAACGTCACCTTCTACGAAACATCTGCCGCAGCGCACGACGCTGGCTACCGGGCGTGCAAGCGCTGCCTCCCCGAGGCGGTGCCCGGCACTCCTGCGTGGAACACCCGGCAGGACCTGGCGGGCCGCGCGATGCGCCTGATCAACGACGGCGTGATCAACCGGGACGGGGTGGAGGGCCTCGCCGCCCGGCTGGGATATTCCTCCCGGCAGTTGAACCGTATCCTCAGCCACGAGCTCGGCGCCGGCCCGCTCTCCCTGGCCCGGGCCAGCCGTGCCCAGACCGCCCGCACCCTGCTGGTGTCCACGGCGATGAAGCTGGCGGACATCGCGTTCGCGTCCGGCTTCAGCAGCGTCCGCCAGTTCAACGACACCATGGTGGAGGTCTTCGCCATGACTCCCACTGCCCTTCGCGCGACCGCCAGGCACCGCCACTCCGCCGCCGCCGCGACGTCCCTGACGTTGAGCCTGCCGTACCGAGAACCGTTCGATCCCGGTATCTTTTCCTTCCTGGCTGTCCGGGCGATCCCCGGGATCGAGGCGGGGACGCCGACGTCGTACGCCCGTACTTTGCAGCTTCCGCATGGTGGTGCCCGTTTCAGCGTGACGTACGACGGCGGCGCGCCCGGGCGGCCGCTGACCCTCACCATCGGCGCGGTGGACCTCCGGGACCTGCCCGTCCTGCTGAGCAGGGTACGCCGGCTCTTCGATCTTGACGCCGACCCGGTAGCCATCGACAGTGCCCTGTCGCAGGAGCCGCGCCTGGCCGCATCTGTAGCCGGCGCTCCGGGCATCAGGATGCCCGGAGCTGTGGATCCACAGGAGCTGCTCATCCGGGCGATGATCGGGCAGCAAATCACGGTGGCCGCGGCCCGGACCGCACTGACCCAGCTGGCCGCCGCAGGCAGTCCCAGCCTGGTTCCCGGCGAGGGACTCGAACGGCTGTTTCCCACCTCGGCCGAAATAGCCGAGGCCGGCTACTCGCTGCTGCGCGGGCCGCAACGCCGGATTGACGCCATCCGTTCAGCCGCTTCGGCCCTCGCTGGCGGCGACCTGTATTTTGGCTACGGGGACGATCTGCCCGGACTCGGCGCCAAGCTGCTTCCCCTTCCCGGGGTGGGGCCGTGGACCGTCGGCTATGTGGCAATGCGGGTACTCGGCGCGCCGGACGTGTTCCTCGCCAACGACGCCGCCGTCCGAAATGGCATCAAGGCGCTCGCCCCAGCACACAACCGCCACGACGTCCGCGGTACTGACTCGCCCGGCCTTGCGCCCGGCCCGGACTTCCGCGAGGTCAGCCCGTGGCGGTCCTATGCCACCATGCACCTGTGGCGTGCCGCCGCGGCGCCCAAATCCCCCAGACGAACCCAAGCCGTTCCAGAGAAAGCGATGCTATGA
- a CDS encoding DNA-3-methyladenine glycosylase has product MTVSSSPVAPEQLRELLSGDARRIAPLLLGSVLTHHSREGTVAVRITEVEAYMGPGDSSHPDPGSHTFRGPTARNAPMFGPVGHLYVYFTYGMHYCANIVCGPAGAASAVLLRAGEVVEGQHLALVRRPTSKSALDLASGPARLATTLALTTADSGRDALAEPFELRLPSAPATVFSSGPRVGVSGDGGSEEYPWRFWLPGDPTVSRYKAAKVRRA; this is encoded by the coding sequence ATGACCGTCAGCAGCAGCCCCGTGGCTCCGGAGCAGCTCCGTGAACTGCTGTCGGGCGATGCCCGGAGGATCGCTCCGCTTCTGCTGGGATCCGTACTGACACACCACAGCCGCGAGGGAACCGTGGCCGTGCGGATCACCGAGGTGGAGGCGTACATGGGTCCCGGCGACTCGTCGCACCCTGATCCGGGCTCCCACACATTCCGCGGCCCCACGGCTCGCAACGCGCCCATGTTCGGCCCGGTCGGCCACCTCTACGTCTATTTCACGTATGGCATGCACTACTGCGCCAACATCGTCTGCGGTCCGGCGGGAGCCGCATCAGCGGTCCTGCTGCGGGCGGGCGAGGTGGTGGAGGGGCAACACCTCGCACTTGTGCGGCGTCCGACGTCGAAATCGGCCCTTGACCTGGCGAGCGGCCCGGCCCGGCTGGCCACCACGCTGGCCCTGACCACGGCCGATAGCGGCCGGGATGCCCTTGCCGAACCCTTCGAGCTGCGGCTGCCCTCGGCGCCGGCTACGGTGTTCAGTTCCGGGCCGAGGGTGGGCGTCTCCGGCGACGGCGGCTCCGAAGAGTATCCGTGGCGCTTCTGGCTGCCAGGCGATCCCACCGTGTCCCGTTACAAGGCGGCGAAGGTGCGCCGGGCATAA
- a CDS encoding AAA family ATPase, with the protein MLDADLAHERNYVAGLYARLEELRAEKRLQLAQVRRAGAVGTMQNVSERDAFAALYEDRLAQLDAVDDRLVFGRLDLDSGEAQYIGRIGLTTDDLQRLMVDWRAPEAGHFYQATAFDRQGVRRRRHLILQGREVKAIEDDVLDADLLADDASLQGEGALLAALDSKRTGRMSDIVGTIQSEQDRIIRSSMSGALVVQGGPGTGKTAVALHRAAYLLYTHRERLKTAGVLLVGPSSSFMKYIERVLPSLGETGVVMASVGRLMPGIKAVAEPEAEVAAIKGRLDMVKVVANAVANRQRIPAEDRVLDVDGRKLVLTRRQVSRARERARSTGKPHNEARLTFIKILLRELTEQMTDLVEAGSIGNNADRSYLAEDVRTARDVRIVLNLCWMPLTPEKLITELLSRPAVLAACTPHLSFKEQSLLLRPADAPWTEADVPLLDEAAELLGDLDPAAGRGLAQQEHDRARDLANAKQTLVNMGDMGVDVLITAEELADQNQERENRQTAAERATSDRTWAFGHIVVDEAQELSPMQWRLLVRRCPLKSFTIVGDIAQTSSVAGANSWQGALAPMFGDRWQLEELTVNYRTPSQIAEAAARMANAAGLVVSAPKAVREGRWAPVIDKVDHGQVVSRLVEVLPEELTALDGGLLAVIADGDHLPAATSALRAVYGRRIGNGAGSYEQDIVVISPREAKGLEFDGVVVLEPSVMLNHEHGRVGDLYVAMTRPTQRLRLIAAEGIPAGIEG; encoded by the coding sequence ATGCTCGACGCCGATTTGGCCCACGAACGGAACTATGTTGCCGGCCTGTACGCGCGGCTGGAAGAGCTCCGCGCGGAAAAGCGACTGCAGTTGGCACAGGTCCGCCGGGCCGGTGCCGTGGGCACCATGCAGAATGTCTCCGAACGCGACGCCTTCGCCGCGCTCTATGAGGACCGCCTCGCCCAGCTCGACGCCGTCGATGACCGCTTGGTCTTTGGCCGCCTTGACCTGGATTCCGGTGAGGCCCAGTACATTGGGCGCATCGGACTGACCACCGATGACCTCCAGCGGCTCATGGTGGACTGGCGCGCGCCCGAGGCCGGCCACTTTTATCAGGCAACGGCGTTCGACCGGCAGGGCGTCCGCCGCCGGCGGCACCTGATTCTGCAAGGCCGGGAAGTCAAGGCCATCGAGGATGACGTCCTTGATGCGGACTTGCTCGCGGACGACGCATCGCTGCAGGGTGAAGGCGCATTGCTGGCGGCTCTGGATTCCAAGCGCACCGGCCGGATGTCCGACATCGTTGGCACCATCCAGTCGGAGCAGGACCGCATTATCCGGTCCTCCATGTCCGGCGCCCTCGTGGTGCAGGGTGGTCCCGGTACCGGCAAGACAGCTGTGGCGCTGCACCGGGCCGCGTACCTGCTCTACACGCACCGGGAACGGCTGAAGACTGCCGGTGTGCTCCTGGTGGGCCCGTCGTCGTCGTTTATGAAGTACATCGAGCGTGTTCTGCCCTCACTCGGTGAGACCGGCGTGGTCATGGCCAGCGTGGGCCGCCTGATGCCGGGAATCAAGGCGGTTGCTGAACCCGAGGCCGAGGTCGCGGCCATCAAGGGGCGGCTGGACATGGTGAAGGTTGTGGCCAATGCGGTGGCGAACCGGCAGCGGATCCCTGCCGAAGACCGCGTCCTGGACGTCGACGGCCGCAAGCTGGTGCTGACGCGGCGGCAGGTAAGCCGTGCGCGCGAACGTGCCCGGTCCACCGGCAAACCGCACAACGAGGCACGCCTGACGTTCATCAAGATTCTGCTCCGCGAACTGACCGAGCAAATGACCGATCTCGTGGAAGCCGGGAGCATCGGCAACAACGCCGACCGCTCGTATCTGGCCGAAGATGTCCGCACGGCCCGCGACGTCCGGATCGTCCTGAACCTCTGCTGGATGCCGCTGACTCCGGAGAAGCTGATCACCGAGCTTCTGAGCAGGCCAGCAGTACTGGCGGCCTGCACACCGCACCTGTCCTTTAAGGAGCAGTCACTGCTGCTGCGCCCCGCGGATGCTCCCTGGACCGAGGCTGATGTCCCGCTGCTGGATGAAGCGGCCGAGCTCCTTGGCGACCTGGACCCGGCAGCCGGCCGTGGACTTGCACAGCAGGAGCACGACCGGGCCCGTGACCTTGCCAACGCCAAGCAGACGCTGGTGAACATGGGGGACATGGGTGTGGACGTCCTCATCACCGCCGAGGAACTCGCCGACCAGAACCAGGAGCGCGAGAACCGCCAAACTGCCGCCGAGCGTGCCACCAGCGACCGCACGTGGGCCTTCGGCCACATCGTGGTGGATGAGGCGCAGGAGCTTTCCCCGATGCAATGGCGCCTGCTGGTCCGGCGCTGCCCGCTGAAGTCCTTCACCATCGTGGGCGATATTGCGCAGACCAGTTCTGTTGCCGGTGCCAACTCGTGGCAGGGGGCCCTGGCACCGATGTTCGGTGACCGCTGGCAGCTGGAGGAGCTGACGGTCAACTACCGGACGCCGTCCCAGATCGCCGAGGCGGCCGCCCGTATGGCCAACGCTGCCGGACTGGTGGTTTCCGCGCCGAAGGCCGTCCGCGAGGGGCGGTGGGCCCCGGTCATCGACAAGGTTGACCACGGACAGGTGGTGAGCCGTTTGGTGGAGGTGCTCCCCGAGGAACTGACAGCGCTCGACGGCGGACTCCTGGCCGTGATTGCCGACGGCGACCATCTGCCCGCAGCAACGTCAGCCCTTCGCGCCGTGTATGGCCGGCGGATCGGCAACGGGGCAGGCAGCTACGAGCAGGACATCGTGGTCATCAGCCCGCGCGAGGCCAAGGGCCTGGAGTTCGACGGCGTTGTGGTCCTCGAGCCCTCCGTCATGCTCAACCACGAGCACGGCCGCGTGGGCGATCTGTATGTCGCTATGACCCGGCCCACGCAGCGGCTCCGGCTGATCGCCGCGGAAGGTATTCCGGCCGGCATAGAAGGCTGA
- the tyrS gene encoding tyrosine--tRNA ligase, which translates to MSELNDFESQQNDPTFANVWQELKWRGLVHVSTDEEELEKLLAGDPITYYCGFDPTAPSLHLGNLVQLLVMRRLQLAGHKPLGLVGGSTGLIGDPRPTAERTLNTKDTVNEWVGYLQAQVRRFLSFDGPSAARMVNNLDWTAPLSAIDFLREIGKHYRVGTMLRKDAVASRLSSDEGISYTEFSYQILQGMDYLQLFRDYSCMLQTGGSDQWGNLTSGTELIRKVEGKSVHALGTPLITNSDGTKFGKSEGNAIWLDAGMCSPYAFYQFWLNTADSDVVDRLKVFTFLSRAEIETLAAAVAERPFAREGQRKLAFEVTSLVHSVEATEKVIAASAALFGNGDLAALDRPTLEAATSELPSARIQVDGLGIIDLLVASGLSESKSAARRTVGEGGAYVNNEKVSDPEAVISESELLHGQYLLLRRGKKNLATVEVLVP; encoded by the coding sequence GTGTCAGAACTCAACGATTTCGAATCCCAGCAGAACGACCCCACCTTCGCCAATGTCTGGCAGGAGCTGAAGTGGCGCGGCCTGGTCCACGTCTCCACCGATGAAGAGGAACTGGAGAAGCTCCTCGCCGGTGATCCGATCACCTATTACTGCGGATTCGACCCCACTGCGCCGAGCCTGCACCTGGGCAACCTGGTCCAGCTCCTCGTGATGCGCCGGCTGCAGCTTGCCGGGCACAAGCCGCTGGGCCTGGTGGGCGGATCCACGGGACTGATCGGCGATCCGCGGCCCACGGCCGAGCGAACGCTGAACACCAAGGACACGGTCAATGAATGGGTGGGCTATCTCCAGGCCCAGGTCCGCCGCTTCCTCAGCTTCGATGGCCCCAGTGCGGCGCGCATGGTCAACAACCTTGACTGGACAGCGCCGTTGAGCGCCATCGACTTCCTGCGCGAGATCGGCAAGCACTACCGGGTCGGCACCATGCTGCGCAAGGATGCTGTCGCGTCCCGCCTCAGCTCGGACGAGGGCATTAGCTACACGGAATTCAGCTACCAGATCCTGCAGGGCATGGACTACCTCCAGCTGTTCCGCGACTACAGCTGCATGCTGCAGACCGGCGGCTCGGACCAGTGGGGCAACCTCACCAGCGGCACTGAACTCATCCGCAAGGTTGAGGGTAAGAGTGTGCACGCCCTGGGCACGCCGCTGATCACCAACTCGGACGGCACGAAGTTCGGCAAGAGCGAAGGCAACGCCATCTGGCTCGACGCCGGCATGTGCAGCCCGTACGCCTTCTACCAGTTCTGGCTGAACACCGCCGACTCTGACGTGGTGGACCGGCTCAAGGTCTTCACCTTCCTGAGCCGCGCAGAGATCGAAACGTTGGCAGCGGCCGTGGCAGAACGTCCCTTTGCACGGGAAGGCCAGCGGAAGCTGGCGTTCGAAGTAACCTCCCTGGTCCATAGTGTGGAGGCAACGGAGAAAGTCATCGCGGCGTCCGCTGCCCTCTTTGGCAACGGTGACCTTGCCGCCCTGGATCGGCCAACGCTGGAAGCAGCCACATCGGAGCTTCCGTCCGCACGCATCCAGGTGGATGGCCTCGGGATCATTGACCTGCTGGTGGCATCTGGCCTGTCGGAGAGCAAATCCGCGGCCCGGCGGACTGTCGGTGAAGGCGGCGCTTACGTAAACAACGAGAAGGTGTCCGACCCGGAAGCTGTCATCTCCGAGTCGGAGCTGCTGCATGGCCAGTACTTGCTCCTGCGCCGCGGCAAGAAGAATCTCGCGACTGTCGAAGTCCTGGTTCCTTAG